The Rhodothermus profundi genome includes a window with the following:
- a CDS encoding CRISPR-associated protein Csx11, with protein sequence MSTFTPAETLRQHRPLLLAMEAIGWFHMAGKARAEFLRRHGSENNGYNERQWHQQETPPFPWDNLLEWVRRLYGAGIPNNAWPGSFADFTEKHAGRNTGMLGLLQAAHGVVSGVEKNLPGSTSHYLNQTVLHMWLSSPWGHPKRNLLADPPEILTPQGWQQLVKEIRRILEEACRLGASHPPADVPAWRRWREQAIGEDSFIRRAFLSTLAETRLPNNDVTLWDQSYVAAALFKSAVAGALLNHNHPWTDKNIKGKVRWRLLTVAIGADHYEARSVKIGDWTGAQGTIEEFFRRVAELVEVDLAVGSLLYRDDSVVVFSFPGERFDEEEQERQRRNDPNFQYDEDNFALWLQNWKKWLQDEVERIACDLDLETPPHVRLSAPTRSLVPLVQEREEALKVVAIPVHKRWDVRWTTPSEARGHVCPVCRVRLNGDPTSKTRPCRMCRERRHHRRDAWVQGHLGYDTIWFEEVADRNGRLALVTFSLDVESWLSGERVDSLRAQAISEWFKYNKKVARAIENQTKRWRTLPLHERLTQYFKKRIDRPPKQISTDGILRSIIPNLEEEFSDPSVASSSWERIYNRLVEDRSVAPSWNSSDTIQNAKWFVFQSFRKLPSPGRVYRFWREAEEFFCDLLREFRQIAARSANPWRVRRLVLVPQNKNGWRDLTLYDGRWRGQQISLVYIQSLGGFVTASNLARLLQPEEAKAVLQDEVIPLEEEDRFGRIRDMQVETVRDLGKPHSHLGVYAPVIPVEISPLRFRVLVPLEAASECVDLAASWWKERFARVWDRLPLRVGVVAFPRTLPYQAVIEATRNLEDALVANEKEEKKVEIWQVEEVECRAGVTALRLKRKDGRSTLRVVPTIMPDGREDVFYPYVEVEDTELRFPRDFRHPYGRVFRHVADLRPGDGIRVFPARIAALFMESTAARFADWDVRYLEEWKQMRETWGLLRRVAPSQTALQHLRSELGHVEEAWRTPEGAPAASEQLRQDTYRALLVHHLECRGTALDALTAAAVQDELTWSLDWHLSVLKE encoded by the coding sequence ATGAGCACCTTCACCCCTGCGGAAACCCTGCGCCAACACCGCCCTTTGCTCCTGGCCATGGAAGCCATCGGTTGGTTCCATATGGCCGGGAAGGCGCGAGCTGAGTTTCTGCGCCGGCACGGGAGCGAGAACAACGGCTATAACGAACGCCAATGGCATCAACAGGAAACGCCGCCTTTTCCCTGGGACAATCTGTTGGAGTGGGTGCGGCGGCTGTACGGCGCTGGCATTCCTAACAACGCCTGGCCTGGAAGTTTTGCTGACTTTACAGAAAAGCATGCAGGCCGAAATACCGGAATGCTTGGGCTTCTTCAGGCCGCTCATGGCGTCGTCTCCGGTGTGGAGAAAAATCTTCCTGGAAGCACCTCACACTACCTTAATCAAACGGTGCTTCATATGTGGCTCTCCTCCCCCTGGGGCCACCCCAAGCGCAACCTGCTGGCCGACCCGCCCGAGATTCTCACACCCCAGGGCTGGCAGCAATTGGTGAAGGAAATCCGCCGGATCCTGGAGGAGGCCTGCCGATTGGGGGCCAGCCATCCACCGGCCGATGTGCCCGCCTGGAGGCGCTGGCGGGAACAAGCCATCGGTGAGGATTCTTTCATCCGCCGTGCCTTTCTCTCCACCCTGGCCGAAACGCGCCTGCCTAACAACGATGTGACCCTGTGGGACCAATCCTATGTGGCCGCAGCTCTGTTCAAAAGTGCGGTGGCAGGGGCGCTGTTGAACCATAACCACCCGTGGACGGATAAAAATATCAAAGGAAAAGTGCGCTGGCGTCTGCTTACCGTCGCCATCGGGGCTGACCACTATGAAGCCCGCTCAGTGAAGATCGGCGATTGGACCGGCGCCCAGGGGACGATTGAAGAGTTCTTCCGCCGGGTGGCTGAGCTCGTGGAGGTGGACCTGGCCGTGGGCTCGCTGCTATATCGGGACGACAGCGTGGTCGTCTTTTCCTTCCCTGGCGAGCGGTTTGACGAGGAGGAACAGGAGCGCCAGCGCCGAAACGATCCAAATTTTCAGTATGATGAAGACAATTTTGCACTTTGGCTTCAGAACTGGAAGAAATGGCTCCAAGACGAGGTGGAACGGATTGCTTGCGACCTTGACCTGGAGACTCCGCCCCATGTGCGCCTGAGCGCACCCACCCGTTCTCTGGTGCCTCTTGTGCAGGAGCGCGAGGAGGCTTTGAAGGTCGTGGCCATTCCTGTTCACAAACGCTGGGATGTGCGCTGGACGACACCCTCTGAAGCCCGTGGCCATGTCTGCCCCGTATGCCGCGTGCGCTTGAATGGCGACCCTACCAGCAAGACCCGTCCCTGCCGGATGTGCCGCGAGCGACGCCACCACCGCCGGGACGCTTGGGTTCAGGGGCATCTGGGATACGACACTATCTGGTTCGAGGAAGTGGCCGACCGCAACGGCCGCCTGGCCCTGGTCACTTTCTCCTTGGACGTAGAATCCTGGCTTTCTGGTGAGCGAGTGGACAGCCTAAGGGCGCAGGCCATTTCGGAGTGGTTTAAATACAACAAGAAAGTTGCGAGAGCTATAGAGAATCAAACCAAGCGTTGGCGAACTTTGCCCCTCCACGAAAGGCTAACACAGTATTTCAAAAAACGAATAGATCGTCCCCCGAAACAGATTTCTACGGACGGGATTCTGCGAAGTATTATTCCGAATTTAGAAGAAGAGTTTTCAGATCCTAGTGTGGCATCATCTTCTTGGGAACGCATCTACAATCGTCTTGTCGAAGATCGATCCGTAGCACCTTCGTGGAATTCCAGCGATACGATACAAAATGCCAAATGGTTTGTCTTCCAATCATTCCGCAAACTCCCCTCCCCGGGCCGGGTGTATCGTTTCTGGCGCGAGGCAGAGGAGTTCTTCTGCGATCTACTCCGGGAATTTCGGCAAATTGCTGCCCGCAGTGCCAATCCCTGGCGGGTGCGGCGGCTGGTGCTCGTCCCCCAGAATAAGAACGGCTGGCGAGACTTGACCCTTTACGATGGTCGCTGGCGAGGCCAGCAAATCAGTCTGGTCTATATACAAAGTCTGGGAGGCTTTGTAACAGCTTCCAACCTGGCTCGTCTGCTGCAACCCGAGGAAGCCAAAGCGGTCTTGCAGGATGAAGTTATCCCACTGGAAGAAGAGGACCGATTTGGACGCATACGGGATATGCAAGTGGAGACCGTGCGTGACCTTGGCAAACCGCATTCCCATCTGGGGGTTTACGCGCCGGTCATCCCTGTAGAAATCTCGCCCCTGCGCTTCCGGGTGCTGGTGCCGCTGGAAGCAGCTTCAGAATGCGTGGACCTGGCCGCTTCGTGGTGGAAGGAACGCTTTGCACGGGTGTGGGACCGTCTGCCCCTGCGGGTGGGTGTGGTCGCCTTCCCCCGCACGTTGCCCTATCAGGCCGTGATCGAGGCCACACGCAACTTGGAAGATGCGCTTGTGGCCAATGAGAAAGAAGAAAAAAAAGTAGAAATTTGGCAGGTAGAAGAAGTGGAATGCCGGGCCGGTGTGACGGCGCTTCGCCTGAAGCGAAAGGATGGCCGGAGCACCCTGCGGGTGGTGCCCACCATCATGCCCGATGGCCGGGAGGACGTCTTCTATCCCTACGTGGAGGTGGAGGACACCGAGTTGCGCTTTCCCCGGGATTTCCGCCATCCCTATGGCCGCGTCTTCCGGCACGTGGCTGACCTGCGCCCGGGGGATGGAATCCGAGTATTCCCTGCGCGTATAGCCGCTCTCTTTATGGAAAGCACCGCAGCCCGCTTCGCTGATTGGGATGTGCGTTACCTGGAGGAGTGGAAGCAAATGCGTGAGACCTGGGGATTGCTCAGGAGAGTAGCGCCCAGTCAGACGGCCCTTCAGCATTTGCGGAGCGAGCTGGGCCACGTAGAGGAAGCATGGCGCACACCGGAAGGTGCTCCAGCAGCTTCTGAACAACTGCGTCAGGATACCTACCGAGCCCTTCTGGTGCATCATCTGGAATGTCGGGGAACAGCGCTGGATGCTCTGACGGCGGCCGCAGTGCAGGACGAGCTTACGTGGTCGCTGGACTGGCATCTATCAGTGCTGAAAGAATGA
- a CDS encoding RAMP superfamily CRISPR-associated protein: protein MTWNYFVLLADNTSLQETLARPKSLAGGFVDEVSMRFFQGDKENARNRYMRHARGNINIPDLISQTVPDFSNLLSSDWLAFQVEFELLTPWYSKDDRLFHVMDNPVRKDRVFGVPFMAASSWKGMLRWACRMRAGLREFLESGKSFERDWQDPDWILHLFGNEKGEKEDFHRGALVFYPTWFDRIGFEVINPHSRERRAGTQPIYYEVVPPGAKGTLSLLYAPWPGMKPEAKPEDVLPKLLEAIEVLLTTYGISAKRTVGWGTARIERWQAFHKTHGSIEETQREELWEAIQNWLPAGGDP, encoded by the coding sequence ATGACATGGAATTACTTTGTTTTGCTAGCCGATAACACGAGCCTGCAAGAAACACTGGCGCGCCCTAAGAGCCTTGCGGGTGGCTTTGTGGATGAAGTGTCCATGCGCTTCTTTCAAGGCGATAAGGAAAACGCTCGTAATAGGTACATGCGACATGCGAGGGGTAACATCAACATCCCCGACCTCATCTCGCAGACCGTTCCAGATTTTTCCAACCTGCTTTCCTCAGATTGGCTCGCCTTCCAGGTGGAATTCGAACTCCTCACCCCCTGGTACTCCAAGGACGATCGGCTCTTCCACGTGATGGACAATCCCGTGCGCAAGGACCGGGTCTTCGGTGTGCCCTTTATGGCGGCTTCGTCCTGGAAGGGCATGCTACGCTGGGCGTGTCGGATGCGGGCAGGATTGCGGGAATTTCTTGAATCGGGGAAATCCTTCGAGAGGGATTGGCAGGACCCTGATTGGATTCTACATCTTTTTGGCAACGAAAAAGGCGAGAAGGAAGATTTTCACCGTGGGGCGCTGGTCTTCTACCCTACTTGGTTTGATCGTATCGGCTTTGAGGTTATCAATCCCCACAGCCGGGAGCGTCGCGCTGGTACTCAGCCCATTTATTATGAGGTCGTTCCCCCCGGCGCTAAGGGAACTCTTTCCCTTCTCTACGCCCCCTGGCCGGGGATGAAGCCGGAGGCTAAACCGGAGGATGTGCTCCCCAAACTGCTCGAAGCCATCGAGGTTCTGCTCACTACCTACGGCATTTCTGCCAAACGTACCGTGGGCTGGGGCACAGCTCGCATTGAACGATGGCAGGCATTCCACAAAACGCATGGCTCCATAGAGGAAACTCAACGCGAGGAGCTGTGGGAGGCAATCCAAAACTGGCTTCCAGCAGGAGGCGACCCATGA
- the cmr1 gene encoding type III-B CRISPR module RAMP protein Cmr1 translates to MEKIWKISSLTPLQTGGVNGRTDRVYETGIMGSLRWWYEVLVRGLGGKACDPTAKEVRCPQDSSKKPTDPGHHCVVCELFGCTGWARKFRLMVVDENGGVIQDQIRAGQIFALKFIPLRQIRPEEWCLLDLTLRLIDKCGAIGGKTVFKPSEEWGIADLGAEDLDDSSGQVIVHHARRGLPLQGNDVILEIEGTQVASLTEVETLLRGRRHGDPLTIMVQRRGSQTQIDAWVGKRHHQDFGLIAVEARPQGVECTREQIEAYVKDDRWCKGFDNSAFSWASLQHFWCVKRRYLARQDADTSSFNFVIGRPEPKNQSSQGDSWLAGRRPNRQRNIDPESKKVFSFKEPENARRTFGFVQNQDGFQEIMERLKVLRDGNGNGRKPDPGWKDFDPEKEFIKGEQILERLFS, encoded by the coding sequence ATGGAAAAGATCTGGAAAATTAGCTCATTAACTCCACTTCAGACGGGTGGTGTAAACGGCCGAACAGACCGTGTCTATGAGACCGGGATCATGGGTTCCCTGCGCTGGTGGTACGAGGTGTTGGTGCGGGGTTTGGGTGGGAAGGCGTGTGATCCTACGGCCAAAGAGGTGCGCTGCCCGCAGGATTCGTCAAAAAAGCCCACCGATCCTGGCCACCACTGCGTGGTGTGCGAACTCTTCGGCTGTACCGGCTGGGCGCGGAAGTTCCGGCTGATGGTGGTGGATGAAAACGGAGGCGTCATTCAGGATCAGATCCGGGCTGGCCAAATATTCGCCCTGAAATTCATCCCTTTGCGTCAGATTCGGCCTGAAGAATGGTGCCTTCTAGATTTAACTCTACGCCTGATTGACAAATGTGGAGCCATTGGTGGGAAGACAGTATTCAAGCCCTCCGAAGAATGGGGTATAGCGGATCTAGGGGCTGAGGACTTGGATGATTCCAGTGGCCAAGTAATTGTGCACCATGCTCGTCGTGGTCTTCCATTGCAAGGGAACGATGTAATCTTGGAAATTGAAGGAACTCAGGTCGCCAGCCTTACTGAGGTTGAGACATTGCTCCGTGGAAGACGCCACGGTGACCCTCTGACGATCATGGTTCAGCGCAGGGGCAGTCAAACACAAATTGATGCATGGGTAGGTAAAAGGCACCATCAGGATTTTGGTCTTATTGCAGTTGAAGCAAGGCCCCAGGGGGTAGAGTGCACTCGTGAGCAGATAGAAGCCTATGTGAAAGACGATCGATGGTGTAAAGGATTTGACAATAGCGCTTTTTCGTGGGCCTCTCTCCAGCACTTCTGGTGCGTGAAAAGAAGGTATCTGGCACGGCAGGATGCAGATACAAGTTCATTCAATTTCGTAATCGGCAGACCAGAGCCCAAAAATCAGTCTTCCCAAGGTGACTCGTGGCTTGCCGGAAGACGACCTAATCGGCAACGAAATATTGATCCCGAGAGCAAAAAGGTTTTCAGTTTCAAGGAGCCAGAGAATGCGCGCCGGACTTTCGGTTTTGTCCAGAATCAAGACGGGTTTCAAGAAATAATGGAAAGACTGAAAGTTCTAAGGGACGGTAATGGAAACGGAAGAAAGCCAGATCCGGGGTGGAAGGATTTTGATCCTGAGAAAGAGTTTATCAAAGGCGAGCAAATTCTTGAGCGATTGTTCTCGTAG
- a CDS encoding TonB-dependent receptor plug domain-containing protein codes for MRIWILAGTLLLLGLGQGVRAQQEPLMVEAQLDSVVITAHFEPTPLSKAVQPVRVLSAGRIGLQAASHLQALLYQVPWLALRQHRVLGGAPELQGLGPQHVAILVDGVPVLGRIDGRLDLAQLPLTNVARVEIVEGPSSVFYGSHALGGVINLITRGGGQLPEGPSLRFRSYLESAGSWDNSLDLRYRRGAFWAGLQLGRHAFDEVAGGAGGARAADWPERRQRFLLPMLGWTGRWGRLTYTAHLFDEVLTERGEPDAEGVARDTEYRSRRTRHTLAYTRRWAGRYLQLTANWSRYDRKIIPFLVQTQRGSRIRQTAAIDTTVYRQGFLRGHYLHHLGTTGLQLFAGGEVWVEQIEGARIASGSRRLGTYALFGGLLYRLGPLHLRPAFRYSFNDEGQALLTPALNVRLDRGATHTWRVTLAQGFRAPSLKERYLKYWMTLGPNTYHITGTPQLRPEVSWHASLRYEHRRRLGTGQGVLEVAAFLNNVRDLIALSPLVRDAQGIWTRHYENIRRYRTRGVELTVRLQAAGMGLWATVTPLWRYVELSETYPDAPSYASVIDVLGGGEAMLPGSLQVLVLYRYGGRQTIYYTVRDRATGQTALRQARVPDYHLVDLTLQRAFWQQRLWISVGVKNLFDVTNLGRTVWDVRRAHQRNLFLYGRTFFLQLRVGWER; via the coding sequence ATGCGCATCTGGATCCTTGCAGGTACCCTGCTCCTGCTGGGACTGGGCCAGGGGGTCCGGGCCCAGCAGGAGCCGCTGATGGTTGAAGCACAGCTCGACTCGGTGGTCATCACGGCGCATTTTGAGCCGACGCCGCTTTCGAAGGCCGTGCAACCGGTGCGGGTACTTTCGGCAGGACGCATCGGGTTGCAGGCCGCCTCGCATCTGCAAGCGCTCCTCTACCAGGTTCCCTGGCTGGCCCTGCGGCAACACCGGGTGCTGGGTGGCGCGCCTGAATTGCAGGGACTGGGGCCGCAGCATGTGGCCATCCTGGTCGATGGCGTGCCTGTGCTGGGCCGCATCGACGGCCGGCTCGATCTGGCGCAGTTGCCCCTGACCAACGTGGCCCGCGTGGAAATCGTCGAGGGACCCTCGTCGGTCTTCTACGGCTCCCATGCACTGGGAGGTGTCATCAACCTGATTACGCGAGGCGGTGGGCAGCTCCCCGAAGGGCCTTCGCTGCGCTTTCGGAGTTATCTCGAAAGCGCAGGAAGCTGGGACAACAGTCTGGATCTACGTTACCGGCGCGGTGCGTTCTGGGCTGGACTGCAACTCGGACGCCATGCGTTTGACGAGGTCGCCGGAGGGGCCGGGGGCGCCCGGGCGGCTGACTGGCCCGAACGCCGCCAGCGCTTTTTGCTGCCTATGCTGGGCTGGACCGGGCGCTGGGGACGGCTAACCTACACGGCGCACCTTTTTGATGAAGTCCTCACCGAGCGCGGTGAGCCGGATGCCGAGGGCGTGGCCCGAGATACCGAATACCGGAGCCGGCGCACCCGGCATACGCTGGCCTATACCCGCCGCTGGGCAGGACGCTACCTGCAGCTGACAGCCAACTGGAGCCGGTACGATCGGAAGATCATTCCTTTCCTGGTGCAGACCCAACGCGGTAGTCGAATCCGCCAGACGGCGGCCATCGACACTACCGTGTACCGTCAGGGCTTTCTGCGGGGGCACTACCTGCACCATCTGGGGACCACCGGCCTGCAACTGTTTGCAGGCGGAGAAGTATGGGTAGAGCAGATTGAAGGAGCCCGGATCGCCTCAGGCAGCCGCCGGCTGGGCACCTATGCGTTGTTCGGAGGCCTGCTGTATCGCCTGGGTCCCTTGCACCTGCGGCCGGCCTTCCGCTACTCGTTCAACGACGAAGGGCAGGCGCTGCTAACGCCAGCGCTGAACGTGCGGCTTGACCGGGGCGCTACCCACACCTGGCGCGTCACGCTGGCGCAGGGGTTCCGGGCGCCCTCCCTGAAGGAGCGTTACCTGAAGTACTGGATGACGCTGGGCCCTAACACCTATCACATTACGGGCACGCCGCAGCTTCGGCCCGAAGTCTCCTGGCATGCCAGTCTCCGCTACGAGCATCGCCGGCGGTTGGGAACGGGACAGGGCGTGCTGGAAGTAGCCGCTTTTCTGAACAACGTGCGCGATCTGATTGCGCTCAGTCCACTGGTGCGCGATGCACAGGGCATCTGGACGCGCCATTATGAGAATATCCGGCGGTATCGCACGCGCGGGGTTGAGTTGACCGTGCGGCTGCAGGCGGCAGGGATGGGCCTCTGGGCGACGGTGACGCCGCTCTGGCGCTATGTGGAGCTTTCGGAGACCTACCCGGACGCCCCGTCTTATGCGTCTGTGATCGACGTGCTGGGCGGCGGGGAAGCCATGCTGCCCGGTTCGCTCCAGGTGTTGGTCCTGTATCGCTATGGCGGCCGTCAGACCATCTACTATACCGTACGAGATCGGGCTACGGGGCAGACGGCGTTGCGGCAGGCCCGGGTGCCTGACTACCATCTCGTGGACCTGACGCTGCAGCGGGCCTTCTGGCAGCAGCGGCTCTGGATCAGCGTCGGCGTCAAGAACCTGTTTGATGTGACGAATCTAGGACGAACCGTCTGGGACGTGCGTCGCGCCCATCAACGCAACCTCTTCCTCTACGGCCGCACCTTCTTCCTCCAACTCCGCGTAGGATGGGAGCGGTAG
- a CDS encoding nitrite reductase, whose product MNGYRLVGLALGLLLGVWGLVIGCRQPETASEEGVSAEPISLTDEEFARAKQLFFNYCAGCHGTTRRGATGPHLLPEAPEGSPYPGTRQLGTAAIKAFITSGTPGGMPDWGRQGILSEEEIDLLARFLQLPPPPIPPMNLADMRSSWKVHVPVEERPTRPQHNRNWRNFFGVVLRDAGKVAIIDGDTKELLSVINTGFAVHILRSSASGRYFYSIGRDGKVTLIDLWMDPPALVAEIKGAYDARSVDVSKYRGRRGNFIDRYAILGAYNPPHFVILDGLTLEPLKIIRTSGYDVNEGLFYDEARVASIVASHHDPLWVVNVKETGEVWLVDYAGVAAGKVKIDVLNAEQFLHDGGWDHTKRYFLVAANNKNKIVVVDVQEKEVEAIVETGIRPHPGRGANFYNPTYGNLWATGHLGDNTIALIATDPGPNQWKVVKKLELPGVGGGTLFIKTHPKSRHLWVDRTLNNDPELQRTIYVFDTETLELVKELKIPESIPQARAVHLEFNQNGDEVWVSAWGRKDDPSTNAILIYDDRTLELKQIIQGDWLITPTGKFNVYNTANDIY is encoded by the coding sequence ATGAACGGCTATCGACTGGTCGGGCTGGCCCTGGGCCTGCTGCTGGGCGTGTGGGGACTGGTGATTGGTTGTCGCCAGCCGGAGACCGCCTCGGAGGAAGGCGTTTCGGCAGAGCCCATTTCGCTGACAGACGAAGAGTTTGCCCGGGCCAAGCAGCTCTTTTTCAACTACTGCGCGGGCTGCCACGGCACCACGCGGCGAGGGGCCACGGGGCCCCATCTGCTACCGGAAGCCCCCGAGGGCAGCCCGTATCCAGGTACGCGGCAGTTGGGGACCGCCGCGATCAAGGCGTTTATTACGAGTGGCACGCCGGGCGGCATGCCAGACTGGGGCCGGCAGGGCATCCTGTCGGAGGAAGAAATCGACCTGCTGGCGCGCTTTCTGCAGTTGCCGCCACCGCCCATTCCGCCGATGAACCTGGCGGACATGCGCAGTTCCTGGAAGGTGCACGTGCCCGTCGAGGAGCGGCCCACGCGTCCTCAGCATAACCGCAACTGGCGCAACTTCTTCGGGGTCGTGTTGCGCGATGCGGGCAAGGTGGCCATCATCGACGGCGACACAAAGGAGCTCCTCAGCGTAATTAACACAGGCTTTGCCGTGCACATCCTGCGGAGCTCCGCCTCCGGTCGGTACTTCTACTCGATTGGCCGCGACGGCAAGGTTACGCTGATCGATCTCTGGATGGATCCTCCTGCGCTGGTGGCTGAAATCAAAGGGGCGTACGATGCGCGTTCGGTGGACGTCAGCAAGTACCGGGGGCGTCGGGGGAATTTCATCGACCGATATGCGATTCTAGGTGCCTACAACCCGCCGCACTTCGTGATTCTGGACGGCCTGACGCTCGAGCCACTGAAAATCATCCGGACCAGTGGGTACGACGTCAACGAAGGCCTCTTTTATGATGAAGCGCGGGTCGCTTCCATCGTGGCCTCGCACCACGACCCGCTCTGGGTGGTCAATGTGAAAGAGACCGGCGAGGTGTGGCTGGTAGATTATGCGGGCGTGGCAGCGGGCAAAGTCAAAATCGATGTGCTGAACGCCGAGCAGTTCCTGCATGATGGCGGCTGGGATCACACGAAGCGCTACTTCCTGGTCGCGGCCAACAACAAAAACAAAATCGTGGTGGTGGATGTGCAGGAAAAGGAGGTGGAGGCCATTGTGGAAACCGGCATCCGACCCCATCCCGGACGAGGCGCCAACTTCTACAACCCTACCTACGGTAATCTCTGGGCAACCGGCCACCTGGGCGACAATACCATTGCGCTCATTGCCACGGATCCCGGCCCGAACCAGTGGAAGGTGGTCAAAAAACTGGAGCTACCGGGCGTAGGAGGCGGGACGCTTTTCATCAAAACGCATCCGAAATCGCGCCATCTGTGGGTGGACCGGACGCTGAACAACGATCCGGAGCTGCAACGCACGATCTATGTGTTCGATACCGAAACGCTGGAGCTGGTCAAAGAGCTGAAGATTCCCGAGTCGATCCCGCAGGCCCGGGCGGTCCATCTGGAATTCAACCAGAACGGCGACGAGGTCTGGGTGTCGGCCTGGGGACGGAAGGATGATCCGTCCACCAACGCGATTCTGATCTACGACGACCGGACGCTGGAGCTCAAGCAGATCATTCAGGGCGACTGGCTGATCACGCCCACAGGGAAATTCAACGTGTACAACACGGCCAACGACATCTACTGA
- a CDS encoding T9SS type A sorting domain-containing protein: MRMQHAGGSLLLILLGSLSLSVQAQQLVWLGTLGGSASAAFDLTVVGDTIIVVGRARNATEAPRPFRWTPAHGLQDLGTLGGTDAALSGEAWGISANGRTVVGWADNAQGTDRAFRWTDTTGFQDLGTLGGATGWATAVSATGAVVVGYAENGQVNQHAFRWTAAAGMHTLDLADQVVSRALDVTADGATVVGWMTPDGHTTLAFRWTESSGLEDLNTTYAALLQPAGAPVPSVLVEAHAVSPDGRFIVGVGFDAQTMRAGVPFWIDTRQPTIRWLGLPASDDVSFTMAQANDVSQAGTVVVGVAIDAGGTSPRAYRWTAAQGPEDLNVAYAGLLSDGSVLLEATAVSADGRYIVGYGYRAATGRQEAFLLDTGVATATAPVLAPGSFLLLGNSPNPFRTTTTIQFVLQQEGPIRLEVFDLLGRSVRVLLDGYLPPGPHRIVWDGRDARGRLLPAGVYLYRLRQHNQTQSRTLMLLR; this comes from the coding sequence ATGCGTATGCAGCACGCAGGGGGTAGCCTGCTGCTGATTCTGCTGGGGAGCCTCAGTCTTTCGGTGCAGGCTCAGCAGCTTGTCTGGCTCGGCACGCTGGGCGGCAGCGCCAGCGCCGCCTTTGATCTTACGGTCGTTGGTGATACGATCATCGTGGTTGGCCGCGCTCGCAATGCCACCGAAGCTCCTCGTCCTTTCCGGTGGACGCCTGCCCATGGCCTTCAGGATCTGGGAACCCTGGGCGGGACAGACGCGGCCCTGTCAGGCGAAGCCTGGGGTATTTCTGCGAATGGACGCACTGTCGTGGGATGGGCCGACAATGCGCAGGGAACGGACCGTGCGTTTCGGTGGACCGACACGACGGGCTTTCAGGACCTGGGGACGCTAGGAGGGGCCACAGGTTGGGCAACGGCTGTTTCGGCAACGGGCGCGGTGGTGGTCGGCTATGCTGAAAACGGACAGGTCAATCAACATGCCTTTCGGTGGACTGCCGCTGCCGGCATGCACACCCTGGATCTGGCCGATCAGGTCGTCAGCCGGGCCCTGGACGTAACGGCCGATGGCGCTACCGTCGTCGGCTGGATGACCCCCGATGGACACACAACGCTGGCCTTTCGGTGGACCGAAAGCAGTGGACTGGAAGACCTGAATACCACCTATGCCGCGTTGCTGCAACCGGCCGGCGCACCGGTACCTTCCGTGCTTGTGGAAGCCCACGCTGTCTCTCCTGATGGACGCTTTATCGTCGGGGTCGGCTTTGATGCCCAGACCATGCGGGCTGGAGTCCCCTTCTGGATCGATACCCGGCAGCCCACAATCCGGTGGCTGGGATTGCCGGCGTCAGACGACGTGTCCTTTACGATGGCGCAGGCCAACGATGTGTCGCAGGCAGGGACGGTAGTGGTCGGCGTAGCCATCGATGCAGGGGGGACGTCACCCCGGGCGTACCGCTGGACGGCTGCGCAGGGGCCGGAAGATCTTAACGTGGCCTATGCAGGCTTGCTGTCTGACGGTTCGGTGTTGCTGGAGGCGACGGCCGTCTCGGCGGACGGCCGTTACATTGTGGGCTACGGCTATCGGGCGGCCACGGGCCGTCAGGAAGCCTTTTTGCTGGATACCGGGGTAGCAACGGCAACCGCTCCGGTGCTTGCGCCAGGATCCTTCCTGTTGCTGGGCAACAGTCCCAATCCGTTCCGCACGACCACAACGATTCAATTTGTGCTGCAGCAGGAGGGGCCCATCCGGCTGGAAGTGTTCGACCTGCTGGGCCGGTCGGTGCGCGTGCTCCTGGACGGATACCTGCCGCCGGGGCCGCATCGCATTGTCTGGGATGGACGGGACGCGCGGGGCCGACTGCTGCCTGCTGGTGTGTACCTCTACCGCCTGCGCCAGCACAATCAGACGCAGAGCCGAACGCTGATGCTGCTGCGTTGA
- the mscL gene encoding large conductance mechanosensitive channel protein MscL yields the protein MWKAFKTVALRGNVLDMALGIIIGFAFGAVVQSLVQDILMPPIGLLLGGVDFSNLFWVLREGTIPGPYPTLEAAREVGAVTLNVGLFLNSVVNFLIVGFSVILVVKGIRQAAPEQVDRSTPGLTRQEQLLMEIRDLLKAQRA from the coding sequence ATGTGGAAGGCGTTTAAAACAGTTGCCCTCCGGGGCAATGTTTTGGATATGGCACTTGGAATTATTATCGGCTTTGCTTTTGGGGCCGTGGTGCAGTCGTTGGTTCAAGATATCCTGATGCCTCCGATTGGTTTGTTACTGGGAGGCGTCGATTTTTCGAATCTATTCTGGGTATTGCGGGAAGGAACGATTCCTGGTCCATATCCGACGCTGGAGGCCGCCCGCGAAGTGGGAGCCGTAACGCTGAATGTCGGCCTGTTCCTGAACAGCGTGGTCAACTTTCTGATCGTGGGATTCAGTGTGATTCTGGTGGTGAAGGGAATCCGACAGGCTGCTCCTGAGCAGGTTGACAGGTCGACGCCAGGGCTTACTCGACAGGAACAGTTGCTGATGGAAATTCGCGATTTGCTGAAAGCGCAGCGCGCGTAG